From the genome of Myxococcus xanthus:
TCCGGGGACAGAGCGTCCATGGCTCTCGCCCGAGGGCGTGCTGCCCCGGACGAAGGAGACACCACCATGGCGAAGAAGGGGATTGCGCGGGCCGCTCGTAAGGAGTTGGCGGACATGCCACAGCAACTGGCCGCGCTGGCCAGCATGTCAGTGCCGGATTTGGCGGCGAAGTACCTGGAGGTGTACGGCGAGCCCACGCGCAGCCGGAACCGGGACTACCTGAAGAAGCGCCTGGCCTTCCGGATTCAGGAGCTGGCGGAAGGGGGCCTCTCCGCGCGCGCCGTCGCACGCATCTCGGAGTTGGGAGACAAGCTGCCCGAGCGCTGGCGGATGCGGCAGGTGGAGGAGACGAAGCCCTGCGCGCCGCCGCCTTCGCCTGCCGTTGGGGCCGGACGCGCAGCCGCTGCGGACGGGCGCGACGCACGCCTTCCTCCGCTGGGCACGGTGCTGACGCGCGTGTTCAAGGGGGCGCAGCACCGTGTGACGGTGCGTGAGAGCGGCATTGAGTACGAGGGCCAGCTCCACCGCAGCCTCTCCAGCGTGGCCAAGCTGATTACAGGCACGGCCTGGAATGGCTTCACCTTCTTCGGCCTCAAGGACGGCAGCCCGAAGGCGGTGACGTCATGAGTGGCCCCGCCTTCTTCCAAACGTACATGGGCCAGCGCTTCTACGAGACGACGATGCCACAGCTCGTCCGCCAACTGGGGCGTCTCAACGACAACCTGGAGCGGCTGGTGACCGTGGCGGAGCAACTCGCTGGGCAGAAGCAGTCAACGAGCGCCGAGCCAGTGCAGCCGACGCCCGGGAATTCGGAGGGGAGATGAGGAAGAGCAAAGCACCGCTCACCGTGGAGAAGCGCTGCGCCGTCTATACGCGCAAGTCCACCGCGGCGGGCCTGGAGATGGAGTTCAACTCGCTGGACGCCCAGCGTGAGTCCTGCGTCTCCTACGTGCAGCGCCAGCCTGGCTGGGCGTTGGTGGATGAAAGCTACGACGACGGTGGCTTCACGGGCGCGAACATGGAGCGGCCCGCTTTCCAGCGGCTGCTGCAGGACGTGGACGCGGGCCGGGTAGACGTGGTGGTGGTGTACAAGGTGGACCGCCTCTCCCGCAGCCTCCTCGACTTCGCGAAAGTCATGGAGCGCCTCAATACGGCGGGCGCCTCCTTCGTCTCGGTGACGCAGAATTTCAGCACGGCGGACGCGATGGGCCGGCTGACGTTGAACATGCTGATGAGCTTCGCCGAGTTCGAGCGGGAGATGATTTCCGAGCGCACGCGGGACAAGGTTGCCGCCGCGCGCCGCAAGGGGAAGTGGACGGGAGGGCGCGCGCCGCTGGGCTACGAGGTGAAGGACAAGCGCCTCGTGGTGAATGAGTACGAGGCGGTGGTGGTGCGGGAGGCCTTCGAGCTGTACCTCCAACACCAGCAGGCCTCGGCGGTGGCGCGCCTCCTCAACGAGACGGGGCGCAAGACGAAGCGGCACGAGGCGCAGAGTGGTGCCACGCGCGCGGCTCGGAAATGGACGACGCAGGACGTGCTGCGCCTCTTGAGGAGTCCCCTATACGCGGGCTTCGTGCCGTATGGCGACGAGACGCACCCGGGCGAGCACCCGGCGATTGTAGACAGGGCCACCTTCCACCGGGTGCAGGACATGCTGGGTGGCCCCGGTATTCAGTACCACGGGCGCAACCCCGACTACGTGCTGCGAGGCCTGTTGCGCTGCGGCCTGTGCGGCGAGGCGATGACGCCCGGCTCCACGCGCAAGGGCGAGCGCGAGTACCGCTACTACCGCTGCGTCACCCGGGACAAGCAGGGCAAGGAGGGGTGCCGGGCCGCGCCCCTTCCGGCAGCCGCCCTGGAAGACTTCGTCGTCACGCAGCTCCGGGAGGTTTCGGTAGGTGACGGCTTCGCCGCCCAGGTGCATGCCCGCCTCACGGCGCGGTTGGAGGAGAAGCACCAGGCCCTGCGCGCGGAGCGCGCGCAGCTTCCGAGGGACTTGGCCAAGCGCGCTGGGGAGTCGAGGAAGTGGGTGGACTCCCTCGCCAAGCTGGAGGGGCCAGCCCGGCGCCTCGTCGAGGAGAAGCTGACGGCCGCGGAAGAGGAGGTCGCTGGCATGCGGAAGCGGCTGGCGGAGGTGGAGCGCGCCCTGGACACCATTGAGGGGGAGAAGGTGGAGGCGGAGTGGGTGGCCCAGGCTCTGGCGAACTTCGACGCGGTGTGGGACGCCCTGACGGCGACCAACCGGGGGCGCCTGCTGCGGGCCCTCGTTGGCCGGGTGGTGGTGAACGAGGCGACGGGCCAGGTCGACGTGCATATGGCCCACGCTGGTGAGGCCGCAGCGACTGGGCGCGAGGAGGTGGCGGCGTGAGCGCGAGCCCCGCGTCTCAGCCGGCAGAGGCCGGCCTCGTCAGCGCGCAATTCCACCGCGTGCGTCGCGCGAAGGTGGTGCGCCTCCGAGGGGGGGCGCCACCCCCGCCGCGAGAGGTGGCGCGACGGCCAGCACACGTCGCGCGAATGCTGGCCCTGGCGCACCATGTCGAGTCCGCCATTGGGCGGGGCCTCGTGGCGAGCGCGGCGGATGTCGCAAGCCAACTGGGCTTCACCCGGGCGCGCGTGACGCACCTGCTGGACTTGCTGCTGCTGGCGCCCGACATCCAGGAAGAGGTGCTGTTCTTGGAGGCCGTGGAGGGGGAGGAGCCCCTCAGTGAGCGAGGCCTCCGGGCCATTGCACACGCGGGGGCGTGGGAAGCGCAGCGCGAGCGCTGGTGTGAGGTGAAGGCTTCATTTTGAGACGGGAGTCCGGAGGCCCGGACTCCTTGGTGTAGCGTGAGTGCAAGAGGCTGAGTTGTTGTCCGAGTTGAGAGTGCGCGGGCTGTACGCCCCGCGCGGAAAGTGAGCGAGAGCACATGCAGAGCGACATGAGGAGCATCATCCAGGCTGCGGTGGCGGAGGCGGTGGAGAAGACGCTTGGCCGGCAACTGGAGCTGCAGGAGCGGCAGTTGGAGTTGCTGGGGAAGGTTGCTCAGTTCCTGGGCATTGAGTCCGGCTCGGCTCGCGCGGCGTCCGCGCCGAAGCGCATACCCGCGCCCGCGCCAGCGTCCACGCCGAAGCGCACGCCCTTGGTGCCCGTGCGGAAGTATGTGAGGCCGGAGGCCGCGCCGAAGCCCACGCGAGCGGGGCCCGCGCCCCAGAAGCGCCGAGTGCGTACGCGTGCGGCGGGGCGCACCGCGAAGGCCGCCGCCCCCAGCGCCAGTCCCAGTCCCGGGGCGTCCGTCTCCTTCGCGGTGGGGCAGGAGGTGCGCTACAGGCAGGGGCGGGGCGCCTTCTCGGCGAAGGTGAAGGCTGTCGACGAGAAGGCGAAGACGGTGACGGTGGAGCGCGTCTCTGACGGCAAGCAGGTGGCGCGCCCCTTCGACAAGGTGACGCCCGTCTGAGTGGAGTGTCTCGCGTGCGGCGCCGGGCTCACCTTCTGGAGCCCGGTGCGGCCCCCGACGTCGCCTCTCAGCTATCCAGCCCTTCATCCTCTTCGGGGTGAAGGGCGTAGTACTCGTCCACCGCGTCCTCGAACTCCTTGACGTGGCTCGTTGGCATGAGGTGCCTGTTCTCCTCGGTGAGGAGGAGGCCCGTCTTCTGGTAGGCGTGGATGAGGGCCGGGTGGATGCCTGCCTTGCTCATCGCGGCCACCATCTCCGCCGTCAGTGTCTCCTCGTCGGGCATGTCCTCCGGGTCGAAGATGAAGTCGTCGGGCCCGGGAGGACGCCCATGCTTGGCGATGAAGCGCTCTCTTTGCTCCTCAAGGAGGGCGACGGCCTCCTCGTTGAGGGGGACTGAGCGGGAGATGGTGCCGTCGTCGTCGACGACGTAGTGGAAGCCCTTGTTGTAGCAGCAGGCCTTGTACTTCAGGCCGCTGTCGCAGGGGCACCGAGCGTTTCGGGAGAGTTTCTTCTGGCCCATGGGCGCCAGTGTCGACGACGAGGAGTCGGAGAGGCCAGCGCAAAGGGAGGCGCTGGTGGTGGGCGGCCGAGAGGTGGGGAGTGCTCGCGGAGCCGCGCTGTGGCTTCGTCTGGGTGTCCAGGTACCCAGGGCGGAGCGCCGGTGGTTGCCATGAGGGGTGGAGTCCCTCGTGGTTGGGTGGGCGAGAGATTCGCAGACGCCGAGGGTTATTTCAATTCAAAGGTAAAATGGGCTAGACGTAACAATACGCCGAAAGGACTGTCCGGCGACGGCGAGTCTTGCTGCCCGCGAGGCTCGCGCCCCTTCTTTCAGGAGGATTCACAGCCATGACGAAGCGTCCGGAAGATGAAGTGTCGACGGAGGAGTTACCGCCCAGGCTCCCCACCCCGCCCAGCCCCAGCGCGCCACGCTTCCTCTTCGAGGTGGAGGGTGTGCGGTACGAGGCGGTGCGCGAGTTGGAGGTGCGGCCGAATGGCGAGCGGCTGCTGAAGGTGGAGCGGCGCGTGGCGGAGGGAGTCCTGGCAGGCCCCTGTCTCGTCCGCCGGCTTGTCAGCCCCGCCACGTACATGATGCGCAAGCGGATGTACGAGGAGGTACAGTTGGCTTTCCGTCTCAACCACCCCGGCATTGCCCAAATCTTCCATGTGCAGGTGGACGAGGAGGAGGACGCCGCCTACGCCGTCATGGAGTACGTGGGAGGGCCCTCGCTGGAGACGCTGGTATGCGCGGCGCTGGTGAGAGGGCAGCCCCTCTCGGAGGGCTTTGGCCTGTACGTGGGGGCGGAGGTGGCGGACGCGCTGCACTACGCGCATACGCTGACGTCGGAGAAGGGCGTGCCCCTGGGCATTGTCCACCGGGACGTGAGCCCCCGGCACCTCGCCTTGGGGCTGCACGGGGAGGTGAAGGTGCTGGACTTCGGCGCGGCGTACTCGCTGCTGGTGGGGCGGGAGGAGTCGCCGGAGAATCTGCTGCGAGGGGATGTGGCCTACGCCTCTCCGGAGTACCTGCGCAAGCAGGGGCTGACGCCGCGCTCCGACGTCTTCAGCTTGGGGGTGTTGGTGGTGGAGGTGCTGACGGGCAAGCACCTCTTCGAGGTGCAAGACGTCCCGGTGGAGGCGGCGAAGGAGACGCGGTTTGTCACGGAGTCGCCGCCCACGTTGCCGCTGAAGCAGATGCAGGCCCTCATGGAGACATTCACTCCGGACATGGTGGAGGAGGCGGTGGCCCCCCTCAACGGGGACTTGAAGGCGGTGCTGCACACGGCGCTGCGCCTCAACCCGGAGGAGCGCTTCGCGACGGCAGCGGACATGCGGGATGCGCTGCGGGGTGTCGCCAACACCCGGCTGCGCCAGCCCTACGGACGCGCGGAGGCCGCGAAGGAGGCAGCCCGCGTCGTGTCCGAGGGCGGGGCGCTGCGCGACGTGGTGGAGTTCGGCGAGGCTGGCCTCTACCCGGAGGGGCTGGAGACGCACGAGTTGGGGCTTCCGAAGAAGGAGTAGGCCGGAGCGCTCCCTCCTCGCCGGGGCTCGCTCGGGTTGAGGGTGAGTGCGCCAGTGCAGGGCCCCGAGGCATGGGGCCCTGCTCGGAGGCGCCGGAGCGCCGGCCGCAAGTCGCCTGGCGCTGGCGGGGCCCCTCGGGCCGCTGCTTCAGCGGGCCAACTCGGTGGCGACGCGGACGAGGGCGTCCAGCTTCGAGGCGTCGAGCTTCCGCGCGAGGAAGAGGAGCCGCCGCAGCGTCACATCGTTGTCTGGACGTGTGTGACTGCCGCTGCCGGGGGACTCGGTGAGGCCCATCAAATCCTCGGGGCTCACCATCAGCTCGATGCACAGGCTCCTCAGCGTCTCGACGCTGGGAATCATCCGCCCGCGCTCAATGCGGCTGTAGACGACAGAGTTCATCCCCACGCGCTCGGCGACCTGGACTTGCGTCAGACTCATCTGCTCCCGGGCGAGGCGGACGATGCTTCCAAGGTGCGTCGCAAGCTGTTCATTCATAGGTGCAGGAGAATATACCGGAATTGCGAGTTGTCGCGAGGCTGCCCTGCCTCAACGCCCGGTGGACAGGAGTTGGACGAGGGCGAGGACGTGGTAGCCGTCCAACTGGCGCACGCGGCGCCGCAGGGCGTCCTTGGCGGCGGCGACGACGTCGGAGGGGAGGGCGGCGGGGTAGCCCAGCAATTCGTTGGGGGTGGCGCTGAGGACGGTGCACAGGCGGTACAGCGTCGCGAGGCTGGGGAGCATCCGTCCTCGCTCCAGTCGGCTGTAGGCGTTGCGGGAAATGGCGACGAGCCTCGCCACCTCTGTCTGCGGCAGGCCCGCGCGGAGGCGGGCCGCGCGCAAGGCCTCGCCGAGGATGGCGGGCAGGGGCGGGAGGGCGCCTTCGGGGGGAGGGGGCGGGCGTCCAGGGGAATGTACATTTCAGACTGACTATACCATTAAGTCTGGTTGGCTTCACCGTGCTGGGCGGGGTTTGGCGCCGCCATGGGGTTGGAGGTGGGAGAAGACTTCGCGCGATTTCCCCGGGGTTCTGGTAACGTGGGCCGGCGCCGGGGAGGGAGTCGCATGCGCGTGGCCGTAGTCCTGCTGTCCGAGAGAGTCACCCCGAGGAAGTCGCCATGAGGGACGACGGCCCCCCGGCCGTGCTGTCCCCCGGGGACGTGGTGAAGGGCTACACGGTGGTGAGGCAGCTGGGCCGGGGCGGCTTCGGCACCGTGTACCTCGCGACGCAGGAGGGGCAGGCCTACGCGTTGAAGCTGGTGGAGCGTCGGCGCGTCGGCGGGCGGGCGGAGAGGGAAGTCTCCATTCTTCTGCGCCTGAAGCACGCCAACGTGGTGGGGCTTCACGGCTTCTCGTACTGGCAGGTGGGGGAGAGGGAGTTTGCCCTCATCGCCATGGAGTACGTGGAGGGGCGGCAGTTGGGCGTGTGGGTGAAGGAGGAGAACCCCACGGCCCGGCAGGTGGCGAAGGTGACGCTGGACGTGGCGCGGGCGTTGGCGGCCTCGCACGCGGCGGAGGTGCTGCACCGGGACGTGAAGGAGTCCAACGTCATGGTGCGCGACGGGGACGGGATGGCGGTGGTGGTGGACTACGGCGTGGGGGACTTCAAGGGCGCGCCCGGCGTGACGCTGTCCCAGGTGCCCCCCGGGACGCCCGAGTACCGGCCGCCAGAGATGTGGCGCTTCCTGGAGAGTCCCCCCGGGGCGGGGAGGGGCCGCTACGTGCCGGGGCCGGGGGACGACGTGTGGGCCCTGGGTGTCGTCCTCTACCGCCTCCTCACGGCGAAGTGGCCCTTCGAGGCGGGGGATGACCAGGCCTTCATCAACGCCGTCCTCACCCAGTCCCCGGTGCCGCCCCACGTCGCCAGCCGCTTCGTCCCGGAGTCGCTGGGCCAGCTGTGCATGCGGTTGCTGGAGAAGGAGCCCGCGACGCGCCCCAGCGCGGGGGCCGTTTGCGAGGCACTGGAGGTGGTGCTGGCTGGGGCGGAAGGGGAGGCGTGGGAGACGCCCCTATGCGACACGTATGGCCCGAACTCGGCTACCACGGAGAACGAGGGCAAGGTGGATGCCATGGCTCGGTGGGTGAAGCGGCCCCTGCGCCAGATGCGCCGGGGCAAGGCGCCCGGGCCGCAAGTTCCGTACGCAGGCGAGCCCGCGGCTTTGCCCGAGGCCTCGCTGGCGCCTGCGGCCATGAGGCCCGTGGAGGCGCAGCTGCCGAGCTTGGCGCTCGAGGCGGGGGCGGACGCCGCGCCAGCGATGCCCGAGGCCCCCGTCGTCGAAGTGGGGCGGCGCTCGTTTCTCTCACGACTCCGACTGGGCCGTGTGCTGGGGGCGGGGCTGCTGGCCATGGCCCTCGCGTCTGGGGCGTACCTCTCACTGCGGACGGACTCACCGCAGCCGCAGGCCGTCCCCGGCCAAGAAGTAGCGCCATATATAGAAAAACCTCAAGCTGCCCCGGCCGCAGCTCCCACCGGGCCGGAGGCCACACCTGCGGCCGTCGCGCCTCCCGCGACGCTTCCCGAGGTGACTGCCACCGTGACGACGAAGAAGAGTGACTCCCCGAGTTTCCCGCCGGTGCCTGCCAAGAAGGCCACGAGGAGCGTCAGCAACGCCGTGGCGACGGCGGCCCTCTGCACGACGCTCGCGTGCACTGGTGCCCAGGTGCGCCCTGCTCCCGACCCTGAACCGTGCCCAGCAGGCGCCACCAAGGGCATGAAGAAGCTCGGCATGGACATTGGGGATCGCGAGGGCGCGAGCTTCGTCCGAGGGGACCAAAAATACGTAACGGTGAAGGAAGGTACTGCACAGATCATCATGGGGTCGGACTACGCCACGCTGTCTGGGCGGCTCGTTATTGCCGACCGCGTCTATGTTCGACTGACGCGGGCGCGATTTCGCGGAGAGAGCTTCCCCGTGTGCCTGGAGGTGCAGGACGGCTCTCGCAACCGCGGACTGGAGATAGAGGGGGGCGGAGGGGAGTCCGGAAAGGCGCGCGTGTACTCTGCCGTTTTTGTCACGGCAGTGAGTGAGTTTGAATGACTTGTCGCTGTTGGGCATGCGCCCGTGGGTCGCCAGCGGTGTCGCCGCTGGCTTGGTAGGGGAGATGTCGCGTGCATCATTCCGTGTCGGCCGTGCTGCTTTTCCTCCTCCTCGCAGGGGAGGGAACGGCCCTGGCGCAGTCGCCCGCATCCACCGTGGGGCTGAGCGTTCGCCGAGTCGAGCTGGGCGCGGATGAGGCTCAGCCAGCAGTTGAAGTGGCGGTGAGCCCAGGGCTCTCGACGGTGTTCCTCTTTGATTCGGAGGTGAGCCGAGAGGGGCTGACGTTCGAGGGCCGCGAGCGCTTCGCTATGGTGGACACTGGGCTCAATACCTTGCGCCTGATTCCGTCAGACAAAATCTCGGCGGGAGAACGGCTCACGCTGACGGTGCGCTTTCAGGATGGCGCGGCCCCGGCGAGTGCGACGTTTGTGCTGGTCGCGCACCCTGCACGGTCAGAAGCGCTCGTCGAGGTCTATCGGCGCAAGAGGAGCGTCGAGACGTATCAGGAGGAAGTCCGGCAGGCGCGCATCGAGGCTGAGAAATGCCGAGAGGAGAATGAGCGCCTGCGCGCGGAACGAAATGCTCCTGATGGGCTGACGGGACTCATCTCGACGGAAGTCCTCAGCGGGCGGGGCGTTGAGTTCCGCGACGTGACCAAGGATGTAACTCAGGGCCCGGGCGGGGCAGCAGGCAAACACCGTGTCCTCTCATACCGCGCAGCCCGCCGGGTGGCCGTCGAAGTCTTCCTCGTGTCACGGGGGGATGACCAACAGTGGACTGCCAAGGGGGCAACCCTACGGGGCAAGGCCAACGAGGAGCTGAAGGTGCTTCAAGTCTGGCAGTCCGGCCCCGTGGCCTCCGGTTCAACTGTCCAGCGCGTGGTGGTAGAGGCTGAGGCCGCATCCGAGTCTCCCCAAGGCCCCTTCACGCTGAAGCTCTGGGATGCGGATGGGCGCCGCACCGTCACCCTGGGCAACGTCACCTTCCCTTAACCCTGCGAGCACCACCTCCAAGTCCTTTCGTGGGTTTCCAGCATTGGGGCTTGTGCTGAATGCCAATCTAGGGTCCAATGGACTGTACCTATTGGTAGAGTCCATTCTGGCGTTCCCTGGAGGCGATGTGTTCCTCACTGTGCTGGAGTGCG
Proteins encoded in this window:
- a CDS encoding DUF2924 domain-containing protein, producing the protein MAKKGIARAARKELADMPQQLAALASMSVPDLAAKYLEVYGEPTRSRNRDYLKKRLAFRIQELAEGGLSARAVARISELGDKLPERWRMRQVEETKPCAPPPSPAVGAGRAAAADGRDARLPPLGTVLTRVFKGAQHRVTVRESGIEYEGQLHRSLSSVAKLITGTAWNGFTFFGLKDGSPKAVTS
- a CDS encoding recombinase family protein; the protein is MRKSKAPLTVEKRCAVYTRKSTAAGLEMEFNSLDAQRESCVSYVQRQPGWALVDESYDDGGFTGANMERPAFQRLLQDVDAGRVDVVVVYKVDRLSRSLLDFAKVMERLNTAGASFVSVTQNFSTADAMGRLTLNMLMSFAEFEREMISERTRDKVAAARRKGKWTGGRAPLGYEVKDKRLVVNEYEAVVVREAFELYLQHQQASAVARLLNETGRKTKRHEAQSGATRAARKWTTQDVLRLLRSPLYAGFVPYGDETHPGEHPAIVDRATFHRVQDMLGGPGIQYHGRNPDYVLRGLLRCGLCGEAMTPGSTRKGEREYRYYRCVTRDKQGKEGCRAAPLPAAALEDFVVTQLREVSVGDGFAAQVHARLTARLEEKHQALRAERAQLPRDLAKRAGESRKWVDSLAKLEGPARRLVEEKLTAAEEEVAGMRKRLAEVERALDTIEGEKVEAEWVAQALANFDAVWDALTATNRGRLLRALVGRVVVNEATGQVDVHMAHAGEAAATGREEVAA
- a CDS encoding YecA family protein → MGQKKLSRNARCPCDSGLKYKACCYNKGFHYVVDDDGTISRSVPLNEEAVALLEEQRERFIAKHGRPPGPDDFIFDPEDMPDEETLTAEMVAAMSKAGIHPALIHAYQKTGLLLTEENRHLMPTSHVKEFEDAVDEYYALHPEEDEGLDS
- a CDS encoding serine/threonine-protein kinase, which translates into the protein MTKRPEDEVSTEELPPRLPTPPSPSAPRFLFEVEGVRYEAVRELEVRPNGERLLKVERRVAEGVLAGPCLVRRLVSPATYMMRKRMYEEVQLAFRLNHPGIAQIFHVQVDEEEDAAYAVMEYVGGPSLETLVCAALVRGQPLSEGFGLYVGAEVADALHYAHTLTSEKGVPLGIVHRDVSPRHLALGLHGEVKVLDFGAAYSLLVGREESPENLLRGDVAYASPEYLRKQGLTPRSDVFSLGVLVVEVLTGKHLFEVQDVPVEAAKETRFVTESPPTLPLKQMQALMETFTPDMVEEAVAPLNGDLKAVLHTALRLNPEERFATAADMRDALRGVANTRLRQPYGRAEAAKEAARVVSEGGALRDVVEFGEAGLYPEGLETHELGLPKKE
- a CDS encoding helix-turn-helix domain-containing protein; protein product: MNEQLATHLGSIVRLAREQMSLTQVQVAERVGMNSVVYSRIERGRMIPSVETLRSLCIELMVSPEDLMGLTESPGSGSHTRPDNDVTLRRLLFLARKLDASKLDALVRVATELAR
- a CDS encoding helix-turn-helix transcriptional regulator, with protein sequence MRAARLRAGLPQTEVARLVAISRNAYSRLERGRMLPSLATLYRLCTVLSATPNELLGYPAALPSDVVAAAKDALRRRVRQLDGYHVLALVQLLSTGR
- a CDS encoding serine/threonine protein kinase, which translates into the protein MRDDGPPAVLSPGDVVKGYTVVRQLGRGGFGTVYLATQEGQAYALKLVERRRVGGRAEREVSILLRLKHANVVGLHGFSYWQVGEREFALIAMEYVEGRQLGVWVKEENPTARQVAKVTLDVARALAASHAAEVLHRDVKESNVMVRDGDGMAVVVDYGVGDFKGAPGVTLSQVPPGTPEYRPPEMWRFLESPPGAGRGRYVPGPGDDVWALGVVLYRLLTAKWPFEAGDDQAFINAVLTQSPVPPHVASRFVPESLGQLCMRLLEKEPATRPSAGAVCEALEVVLAGAEGEAWETPLCDTYGPNSATTENEGKVDAMARWVKRPLRQMRRGKAPGPQVPYAGEPAALPEASLAPAAMRPVEAQLPSLALEAGADAAPAMPEAPVVEVGRRSFLSRLRLGRVLGAGLLAMALASGAYLSLRTDSPQPQAVPGQEVAPYIEKPQAAPAAAPTGPEATPAAVAPPATLPEVTATVTTKKSDSPSFPPVPAKKATRSVSNAVATAALCTTLACTGAQVRPAPDPEPCPAGATKGMKKLGMDIGDREGASFVRGDQKYVTVKEGTAQIIMGSDYATLSGRLVIADRVYVRLTRARFRGESFPVCLEVQDGSRNRGLEIEGGGGESGKARVYSAVFVTAVSEFE
- a CDS encoding DUF2381 family protein, producing the protein MHHSVSAVLLFLLLAGEGTALAQSPASTVGLSVRRVELGADEAQPAVEVAVSPGLSTVFLFDSEVSREGLTFEGRERFAMVDTGLNTLRLIPSDKISAGERLTLTVRFQDGAAPASATFVLVAHPARSEALVEVYRRKRSVETYQEEVRQARIEAEKCREENERLRAERNAPDGLTGLISTEVLSGRGVEFRDVTKDVTQGPGGAAGKHRVLSYRAARRVAVEVFLVSRGDDQQWTAKGATLRGKANEELKVLQVWQSGPVASGSTVQRVVVEAEAASESPQGPFTLKLWDADGRRTVTLGNVTFP